A portion of the Acidobacteriota bacterium genome contains these proteins:
- a CDS encoding serine hydrolase domain-containing protein produces MRATPVAFLALSLFACTGEAPAVPEVEFRGPAHVRPYLQTYLDAPGGPPSISLAIAVDGEMVVAEAVGFADLESQRAATPNTAYRTYSISKGITAIGVLQQVESGTLDLDDDIRSHVSAFPEKPWPIRLRHLLTHTSGVRHYKANAGEISSTTEYSSLADSLRVFADDPLEFEPGRGYRYTSFGFNLLTGAIENSTGRRFERVLETSIFEPAAMNRSSLAIASGRDEDLAKAYWAPRLGKHREVDDLPNVSGKYGSSGVVSTPTDLVKLFLALDRLELLRADTLDLMLTTPYPELAPEQGYGWNVVTENGRRVVYRTGAGTGYTGIVEYFPDHEVIGAVLINQNQYPGRVPILERALEYFLDP; encoded by the coding sequence ATGAGAGCCACTCCCGTCGCGTTCCTTGCTCTTTCCCTGTTCGCCTGTACCGGTGAAGCGCCGGCGGTTCCCGAGGTTGAATTTCGGGGACCCGCCCACGTCCGGCCATATCTCCAGACCTATCTGGACGCTCCCGGCGGGCCGCCTTCCATTTCCCTTGCCATCGCTGTGGATGGTGAGATGGTCGTGGCCGAGGCCGTGGGCTTCGCCGATCTCGAGAGCCAGCGGGCGGCAACGCCGAACACCGCCTATCGCACCTACTCGATTTCCAAAGGAATCACCGCCATCGGAGTTCTGCAGCAGGTCGAGTCGGGAACGCTCGATCTCGACGACGACATTCGCAGCCACGTCTCGGCCTTTCCCGAGAAGCCGTGGCCGATCCGCCTGCGGCACCTGCTCACCCATACCTCCGGCGTGCGGCACTACAAGGCGAATGCCGGCGAGATCTCGTCGACGACCGAGTACTCTTCTCTCGCCGATTCCCTGCGCGTGTTTGCCGACGATCCACTCGAATTCGAGCCCGGCCGGGGCTACCGCTACACCTCTTTTGGTTTCAATCTGTTGACCGGCGCGATCGAGAATTCCACCGGCCGCAGATTCGAGCGAGTGTTGGAGACGTCCATCTTCGAGCCGGCCGCGATGAACCGGTCCTCGCTGGCGATCGCATCGGGGCGCGACGAAGATCTGGCGAAGGCCTACTGGGCGCCTCGGTTGGGCAAACACCGCGAGGTCGATGACTTGCCCAATGTGAGTGGTAAATACGGTTCGAGCGGTGTGGTCTCGACCCCGACGGATCTGGTCAAACTTTTTCTGGCGTTGGATCGGCTCGAGCTTCTGCGGGCCGACACCCTCGATCTAATGCTCACGACCCCCTACCCAGAACTCGCTCCAGAACAGGGCTACGGTTGGAATGTCGTGACGGAAAACGGTCGCCGGGTGGTCTATCGCACAGGTGCCGGCACGGGCTACACGGGAATCGTCGAGTATTTCCCGGACCATGAGGTGATCGGAGCCGTCCTGATCAATCAAAACCAGTATCCGGGACGCGTCCCGATC
- a CDS encoding AraC family transcriptional regulator — protein sequence MALPPTDWYFKDKTFLPGTGHGWIGHRSAALTLVVFGRLKERFRGQVHQCTPWEVHFKPRGEFHETAAGPEGVRMFVLGLRGEGVERTLPDKPMRMPAGTTAMRIFGQFLRLAKRPQAEVPLSDRMLSRLVEGLGSDRLSVQTKTSRPCWITEVHEAVGRRGGADQSLEELARRFRVHPVYLARAFRRYYGCSIGSQRRTLRLRWAIELLVSDQDSLADVALELGYADQSHLTRDFKRETGWTPGQFRKTAGEWHRLGTR from the coding sequence ATGGCTTTGCCCCCTACAGATTGGTACTTCAAAGACAAGACTTTCTTGCCGGGAACGGGGCACGGGTGGATCGGCCATCGGTCCGCGGCGTTGACCCTGGTTGTCTTTGGCCGGCTCAAGGAGCGATTTCGGGGACAGGTCCACCAGTGCACGCCGTGGGAGGTGCACTTCAAGCCGCGCGGGGAGTTCCATGAAACCGCGGCCGGACCTGAAGGGGTTCGCATGTTCGTGCTGGGCCTGCGGGGCGAGGGCGTCGAGAGGACGCTGCCCGACAAGCCAATGCGAATGCCTGCCGGCACCACGGCGATGAGAATCTTCGGTCAGTTCTTGAGGCTTGCGAAGCGTCCCCAGGCAGAGGTGCCGCTTTCGGATCGGATGCTCTCCCGCCTTGTGGAGGGCTTGGGGTCAGACCGGCTTTCGGTGCAAACGAAGACCTCGCGTCCCTGTTGGATTACCGAAGTCCACGAGGCGGTGGGTCGGCGCGGAGGCGCCGATCAGAGTCTGGAGGAGTTGGCTCGTCGGTTTCGAGTCCATCCGGTGTATTTGGCTCGTGCCTTCCGTCGCTATTACGGATGCTCGATCGGGAGCCAGCGGCGGACCTTGCGCCTGCGGTGGGCCATCGAACTCTTGGTCTCGGACCAGGATTCCCTTGCCGATGTCGCCTTGGAACTCGGCTATGCGGACCAGAGCCATCTGACGCGCGACTTCAAGCGCGAGACCGGCTGGACGCCAGGCCAGTTTCGCAAGACGGCCGGCGAATGGCACCGATTGGGCACCCGCTGA
- a CDS encoding ATP-binding cassette domain-containing protein: MLSLRRVSKTYDDVTAVAAVDLAVAAGETVALIGPSGCGKSTLLRLIIGLVKPDEGRVEIDGEPLADDGATLRAQRRRMGYVIQSGGLFPHLTARRNVSLPADHLGWKEEKSGERIARLSALVHLPAATLDRFPTQLSGGQRQRVSLMRALMLDPDILLLDEPLGALDPMIRRDLQGELAEIFRTLRKTVVLVTHDLGEAGFFSQRLVLMNEGRIEQEGSIQELQEAPVTTFAHRFVAAQQAPEAKP, encoded by the coding sequence ATGCTCAGCCTGCGCCGAGTCTCGAAAACCTATGACGACGTCACCGCCGTGGCGGCGGTGGATCTCGCCGTCGCCGCCGGCGAGACCGTTGCCCTGATCGGCCCCAGCGGCTGCGGCAAGTCGACGCTGTTGCGGCTGATCATCGGGCTGGTCAAGCCCGACGAGGGAAGGGTCGAAATCGATGGCGAGCCGCTGGCGGATGACGGGGCGACCCTGCGGGCGCAGCGCCGGCGGATGGGCTACGTCATCCAGTCCGGTGGCCTGTTTCCGCATCTCACCGCCCGGCGGAATGTGAGCCTGCCGGCCGACCACCTCGGCTGGAAGGAAGAGAAGAGCGGCGAGCGCATCGCCCGTCTCTCGGCGCTGGTCCACCTACCGGCGGCCACCCTCGACCGCTTTCCCACTCAGCTTTCCGGCGGCCAGCGGCAAAGGGTGAGCCTGATGCGAGCCCTGATGCTCGATCCGGACATTCTGCTGCTCGATGAGCCCCTGGGCGCGCTCGATCCGATGATCCGCCGCGACCTACAGGGCGAACTGGCAGAAATTTTCCGAACCCTCCGCAAGACGGTGGTGCTGGTGACCCACGATCTCGGCGAGGCGGGCTTCTTCAGTCAGCGCTTGGTGTTGATGAACGAGGGCCGCATCGAACAGGAGGGCTCGATCCAGGAACTGCAGGAGGCGCCCGTCACCACCTTTGCGCACCGCTTCGTGGCAGCGCAGCAGGCGCCGGAGGCGAAGCCGTGA
- a CDS encoding glycine betaine ABC transporter substrate-binding protein yields MAVYLTSPALATIEAPVVEVGSKKFTESVILGEALTHLLRDAGLEARHRRELGGTRVLWNALLRGDIDTYAEYTGTLREEIFAGRDLPEEKLPAALGEVGIGASAPLGFNNTYALGMLKEVADRHAVRTISDLRTRPELALAFTNEFLDRSDGWPGLRAHYVLPQSDVRGLDHDLAYQGLAAGSLQVMDLYSTDAEIAYYGLRVLEDDLAYFPAYEALVLYRRDLPAGAIHALERLAGEIDGEAMVAMNAAVKIDRRPETAVAASFLRQAFGIESEIRMEDRAARFLRHTREHLMLVGLSLLAAILVAVPAGIVAARRPRLGHVLLGLTGVLQTIPSLALLVFMIPLLGIGAPPALAALFLYSLLPIVRNTHAGLQGIAPELLESADALGLPSGARLRRIELPMASRSILAGIKTSAVINIGTATLGALIGAGGYGQPILTGIRLDDLGLILEGAVPAAVLALAVQGLFELSERRLVPRGLRLPSDG; encoded by the coding sequence TTGGCGGTCTACCTGACGTCGCCGGCGTTGGCCACCATCGAGGCCCCGGTCGTCGAGGTCGGCTCGAAGAAGTTCACCGAGTCCGTGATTCTCGGCGAGGCTTTGACCCACCTGCTCCGGGACGCCGGCCTCGAAGCACGCCACCGGCGAGAACTCGGCGGCACCCGAGTGCTGTGGAACGCCCTGCTGCGAGGCGACATCGATACCTATGCCGAGTACACCGGCACCCTGCGGGAAGAGATCTTCGCCGGCCGCGACCTCCCGGAGGAGAAATTGCCGGCCGCCCTGGGCGAGGTCGGTATCGGCGCCAGTGCGCCCCTCGGTTTCAACAACACCTACGCCCTGGGCATGCTGAAGGAAGTGGCCGACCGCCACGCGGTGCGCACCATCTCGGACCTGCGAACCCGGCCGGAGCTGGCGCTTGCCTTCACCAACGAGTTCCTCGACCGCAGCGACGGTTGGCCGGGCCTGCGCGCCCACTACGTTCTACCGCAGTCGGACGTGCGCGGCCTCGATCACGATCTCGCCTACCAGGGCTTGGCCGCCGGCAGTCTCCAGGTGATGGATCTCTACTCGACGGACGCGGAGATCGCCTACTACGGTCTGCGGGTACTGGAAGACGATCTCGCCTACTTTCCGGCCTATGAGGCTCTGGTGCTCTACCGCCGCGACCTGCCGGCGGGCGCGATCCACGCCCTGGAACGTCTCGCCGGGGAGATCGACGGCGAGGCGATGGTGGCGATGAACGCCGCCGTCAAGATCGACCGCCGGCCGGAGACGGCGGTGGCGGCGTCCTTCCTGCGGCAAGCGTTCGGCATCGAGAGCGAGATTCGGATGGAAGACCGGGCGGCCCGCTTCCTACGCCACACCCGCGAGCACCTCATGCTGGTCGGGCTTTCTCTTCTCGCGGCGATTCTGGTGGCGGTCCCGGCGGGTATCGTCGCCGCTCGCCGGCCGCGCCTCGGCCACGTACTGCTGGGACTCACCGGAGTGCTGCAGACCATCCCCTCCCTGGCGCTCCTGGTCTTCATGATTCCGCTCTTGGGCATCGGTGCGCCGCCGGCGCTGGCGGCGCTGTTCCTCTACAGCCTGCTCCCCATCGTCCGCAACACCCACGCCGGCCTCCAGGGCATTGCGCCGGAACTCCTGGAGTCGGCGGACGCCCTCGGCCTGCCCTCCGGCGCCCGGCTGCGGCGCATCGAGTTGCCGATGGCTTCGCGTTCGATCCTCGCCGGCATCAAGACCTCGGCGGTGATCAATATCGGCACCGCCACCCTCGGCGCCCTGATCGGCGCCGGCGGCTACGGCCAGCCGATCCTGACGGGAATCCGGTTGGACGATCTCGGGTTGATCCTGGAGGGCGCCGTGCCGGCCGCCGTACTGGCCCTGGCCGTCCAGGGTCTCTTCGAACTCTCCGAACGCCGGCTGGTGCCGCGCGGCCTCCGCCTCCCGTCGGACGGCTGA
- the egtB gene encoding ergothioneine biosynthesis protein EgtB, with protein sequence MPEPSSATAAPEESGTRPSQPLTSLDRYRQVRAWTETLCEPLATEDYVVQSMADASPAKWHLAHTTWFFETFLLAPHVAQYRSPDERFNFLFNSYYNSVGAQHARPDRGLLSRPTVDEVYAYRHHVDDSMAELIATLGDDEPATTLRGLLEVGLNHEQQHQELMLTDVKHMLSRNPLQPAYGPAAEAGGAAANAPGEARWTAFEEGLYAIGEDAGSDGFAFDNEGPRHRAFVEAFELADRPVTNGEYLEFMADGGYQRPEFWLSDGWATVRAGNWRAPLYWHSTEDGWRRFSLSGDGPIDPGEPVCHISLYEADAYARWAGGRLPTEAEWEIAAERVFGRPRARGENAPDGNFAESRLFHPRPLPAGSAHGQMLGDVWEWTRSAYSPYPGYRPPAGALGEYNSKFMNNQTVLRGGSCATPRSHIRTTYRNFFPPAARWQFSGLRLARDGER encoded by the coding sequence ATGCCCGAGCCATCGTCCGCGACCGCGGCTCCCGAGGAGAGCGGAACAAGGCCTTCTCAGCCGCTGACGTCCCTCGATCGCTACCGGCAGGTTCGCGCCTGGACGGAAACCCTGTGTGAGCCCCTCGCCACCGAAGACTACGTGGTGCAGTCGATGGCCGATGCCAGTCCGGCGAAGTGGCATCTGGCCCACACCACCTGGTTCTTCGAGACCTTCCTGTTGGCACCGCACGTCGCGCAGTACCGATCGCCGGACGAGCGCTTCAACTTTCTGTTCAATTCCTACTACAACTCGGTGGGCGCGCAGCACGCACGGCCGGATCGGGGGCTGTTGTCGCGCCCCACGGTGGACGAGGTGTACGCCTACCGCCACCACGTTGACGACTCGATGGCGGAGCTGATCGCAACCCTCGGTGACGACGAACCCGCGACCACCCTGCGCGGCCTGCTGGAGGTCGGCCTGAATCACGAGCAGCAGCACCAAGAGCTGATGTTGACGGACGTGAAACACATGCTGTCGCGCAATCCGCTACAGCCGGCCTACGGACCGGCGGCGGAGGCCGGCGGCGCAGCGGCAAACGCCCCCGGAGAGGCGCGCTGGACGGCCTTTGAGGAAGGCCTCTACGCCATCGGCGAGGACGCCGGCAGCGACGGTTTCGCCTTCGACAACGAGGGGCCGCGCCACCGGGCGTTCGTGGAGGCCTTCGAGCTGGCCGACCGGCCGGTCACCAACGGTGAATACCTCGAGTTCATGGCCGACGGCGGCTACCAACGGCCCGAGTTCTGGTTGTCCGACGGCTGGGCCACGGTGCGCGCCGGGAACTGGCGGGCACCGCTCTATTGGCACTCGACCGAAGACGGCTGGCGACGCTTCAGTCTGAGCGGCGACGGACCCATCGACCCTGGCGAGCCGGTCTGCCACATCAGTCTGTACGAGGCCGATGCCTACGCCCGCTGGGCCGGTGGGCGGCTACCGACCGAGGCGGAGTGGGAGATCGCCGCCGAGCGGGTCTTCGGTCGGCCTCGGGCACGAGGCGAAAACGCTCCCGACGGCAACTTCGCTGAATCGCGGCTCTTCCATCCGCGCCCGCTGCCGGCCGGATCCGCCCACGGCCAGATGCTCGGCGACGTGTGGGAGTGGACTCGCAGTGCCTACTCGCCCTACCCCGGCTACCGACCGCCGGCCGGGGCTCTCGGCGAGTACAACTCCAAGTTCATGAACAACCAGACGGTGCTGCGCGGCGGCTCCTGCGCCACGCCGCGATCGCACATCCGCACCACCTATCGCAACTTTTTCCCCCCGGCCGCCCGCTGGCAGTTCTCCGGTCTGCGCCTGGCGCGCGATGGAGAGCGGTAA
- the egtD gene encoding L-histidine N(alpha)-methyltransferase, whose product MPQPKALEPAPLEPAKAVSVRDTAPVTADMLADVLAGLSAIPKTLPSKYLYDETGSFLFEAICTLEAYYPTLTELSIMDRHVAEMAAALGRGCLLIEYGSGSGKKTEILLEALEDPAGYVPIEISRPHLEASARRLARHFPAIPILPVCADYTSALEIPTPPRPEEHRAVFFPGSTIGNFEPPAAEDFLRRIAEVCGAGGSLLIGVDLQKDPAILERAYNDPQGVTAAFNLNLLARLNRELGADFDLPRFRHFAIYNREHGRIEMHLESSSEQAVHLGGQRFSFAAGETICTEHSHKYTLDGFRAMARRTGFEVEQVWTDPKRWFSVQHLRA is encoded by the coding sequence ATGCCCCAACCGAAAGCGCTCGAACCGGCCCCTCTCGAACCGGCCAAGGCCGTTTCGGTGCGGGATACGGCGCCGGTCACCGCCGACATGCTGGCGGATGTCCTCGCCGGCCTGTCCGCCATCCCGAAGACCTTGCCGTCGAAGTACCTCTATGACGAGACCGGCTCCTTTCTCTTCGAAGCCATCTGCACTCTGGAGGCCTACTACCCCACCCTCACCGAACTGTCGATCATGGACCGGCATGTGGCGGAGATGGCGGCGGCGCTGGGGCGGGGCTGCCTGCTGATCGAGTACGGCAGCGGTAGCGGCAAGAAAACCGAGATCCTGCTAGAGGCTCTTGAAGACCCGGCGGGCTACGTACCGATCGAGATCTCCCGGCCCCACCTGGAAGCCTCCGCTCGGCGGCTGGCGCGGCACTTTCCGGCCATCCCCATCCTGCCGGTCTGTGCCGACTACACCAGCGCCTTGGAGATCCCCACTCCACCCCGACCGGAAGAGCACCGAGCCGTGTTCTTCCCGGGCTCGACCATCGGCAACTTCGAGCCGCCCGCGGCGGAGGACTTTCTGCGCCGCATTGCCGAAGTCTGCGGTGCCGGAGGCAGCCTTCTGATCGGTGTCGATCTGCAAAAAGATCCGGCGATTCTCGAACGAGCCTACAACGATCCTCAGGGCGTCACCGCCGCCTTCAACCTGAATCTCCTGGCGCGCCTCAACCGGGAACTCGGTGCGGACTTCGATCTCCCGCGGTTCCGGCACTTCGCGATCTACAACCGGGAACACGGCCGGATCGAGATGCACCTCGAAAGTTCCAGCGAGCAAGCTGTCCATCTGGGAGGCCAGAGGTTCTCCTTCGCCGCCGGCGAAACCATCTGCACCGAGCACTCTCACAAATACACCTTGGACGGATTTCGCGCCATGGCGCGCCGAACCGGCTTCGAGGTGGAACAAGTGTGGACGGACCCGAAACGCTGGTTCAGCGTGCAGCACCTGCGGGCTTGA
- a CDS encoding peroxidase-related enzyme (This protein belongs to a clade of uncharacterized proteins related to peroxidases such as the alkylhydroperoxidase AhpD.), whose protein sequence is MSRIQPLQTENASPESQQILDQVKAKMGGVPNILGTMAQAPAVAKAYLGFSGALGEGTLSAQLRELIALTVAETNQCDYCLAAHSTIGKGAGLDQDEILAGRRGHSNDARTQAALTFSRLLVTNRGQVTDEELQALRGAGFSDPEVLEVVANVAINLFTNYFNHVADPDVDFPAPARLEAVAG, encoded by the coding sequence ATGAGCCGCATTCAACCGCTTCAGACGGAGAACGCTTCCCCCGAATCCCAACAGATCCTCGACCAGGTGAAAGCCAAGATGGGCGGGGTTCCCAACATCCTCGGCACCATGGCCCAGGCACCGGCCGTCGCCAAGGCCTACCTGGGCTTCAGCGGCGCCCTCGGTGAAGGTACGCTGTCGGCGCAACTTCGGGAACTGATCGCCTTGACCGTCGCCGAGACCAACCAGTGCGACTACTGCTTGGCCGCTCACTCCACCATCGGCAAGGGTGCCGGACTCGATCAGGACGAAATCCTCGCCGGACGACGGGGCCATTCGAACGATGCCAGGACCCAGGCGGCACTCACCTTCTCGCGCCTGTTGGTGACCAACCGAGGACAGGTGACGGACGAGGAACTTCAAGCCCTCCGCGGTGCCGGATTCAGCGATCCGGAGGTGCTTGAAGTCGTCGCCAACGTCGCCATCAACCTGTTCACCAACTACTTCAACCACGTCGCCGATCCGGACGTCGACTTTCCGGCACCGGCTCGGCTCGAAGCGGTCGCAGGTTGA
- a CDS encoding RNA polymerase sigma factor, with product MASSFVSMDRNNTTWIDHLSSPGPTQEAALTDLGEVLRRGLDGALGRKISQRQAFIEDAVQDTLLKVLSHLAEFRGRSRFTTWAVSIAVREAFGELRRRRSRDVSLDSLALEDSISLAPPGNPEASDGNLDRRRILRALQHLIDRRLTAKQRQVLRAKLEGLEQSEIARRMPDVKRNAVYKLAHDARKSLKKGLIEEGFSEATIRHAFEF from the coding sequence ATGGCATCGTCTTTCGTCTCCATGGACCGCAACAACACCACCTGGATCGATCACCTTTCTTCCCCGGGACCGACCCAGGAGGCCGCGCTCACCGACCTCGGCGAGGTCTTGAGGCGGGGCCTCGATGGCGCCCTCGGGCGCAAGATCTCCCAGCGGCAAGCCTTTATCGAGGACGCAGTGCAGGACACCTTGCTCAAGGTCCTGTCGCACCTGGCCGAGTTTCGGGGGCGCAGCCGGTTCACCACTTGGGCCGTCTCGATCGCCGTTCGCGAGGCCTTCGGAGAACTCCGGCGGCGCCGGTCCCGAGATGTGTCGCTGGATTCCCTGGCGCTCGAAGATTCCATTTCCTTGGCGCCGCCCGGCAACCCGGAGGCCTCCGACGGAAATCTCGACCGCCGCCGGATTCTGCGAGCGCTGCAGCACCTCATCGACCGGCGACTCACGGCGAAACAGCGCCAAGTCCTGCGCGCCAAGCTCGAAGGATTGGAACAGAGCGAGATCGCCCGGCGCATGCCGGACGTCAAGCGCAACGCCGTCTACAAGTTGGCCCACGACGCCCGCAAGAGCCTCAAGAAGGGCCTGATCGAGGAAGGATTCTCGGAGGCCACCATTCGCCACGCCTTCGAGTTCTAG
- a CDS encoding RidA family protein, producing the protein MTVSTRHDPFPVNDPYHGIYAHGVETRAGARIVHVSGQVGASPEGHLPSDFRGQCRQAIRNIQSVLRQADMEMTDIVKMSCFLTRREDMDALVEVRKEFLDGVRPAITTLFVAGLVSPDWLVEIEAVACAE; encoded by the coding sequence ATGACCGTCTCCACCCGCCACGATCCCTTTCCGGTCAACGATCCCTACCACGGCATCTACGCCCACGGTGTCGAAACCCGTGCCGGCGCGCGCATCGTCCACGTTTCCGGCCAGGTCGGAGCCTCGCCGGAAGGCCACTTACCCTCCGACTTCCGAGGCCAGTGTCGTCAAGCCATCCGCAACATTCAGTCGGTTCTGCGGCAGGCGGACATGGAGATGACGGATATCGTAAAGATGTCCTGCTTTTTGACCCGCCGCGAAGACATGGATGCCCTGGTGGAAGTCCGCAAGGAGTTCTTGGATGGGGTGCGCCCCGCCATCACCACGCTGTTCGTCGCGGGCCTCGTCTCGCCGGACTGGCTGGTCGAAATCGAGGCGGTGGCTTGCGCCGAGTGA
- a CDS encoding right-handed parallel beta-helix repeat-containing protein — translation MKPSFRVCAWVLAVVVTTLLSTSFATASDGVGEIHQACVATGCLAGDTAGFPIQITQPGSYLLTSNLTVPDENTTAIEVTAEGPVQIDLGGFSISGVTTCSGNPIVCTPLGTGSGINSDPSRSISIRNGAIRGMGGFAINVGSGLIEDTVVRGNGGTGIAAAAAIVQSNVVIGNGSTGITNGAGMILNNQVFGNGGTGIAGTVGPTVRGNRVRGNGGAGNNPGIRTVDGYVFDNHVELNDSVGLQANGTTVFGNNVFRSNNLPANAGNQVAGGTQIGLNLCQNVPCP, via the coding sequence ATGAAACCATCATTCCGAGTCTGCGCTTGGGTCCTTGCGGTCGTCGTCACAACCCTGCTCTCGACTTCCTTCGCAACGGCCTCCGATGGCGTGGGCGAGATCCACCAGGCGTGCGTCGCCACCGGCTGCCTGGCCGGCGATACCGCGGGCTTTCCCATCCAGATCACCCAGCCCGGCAGCTACCTGCTGACCTCGAACCTCACCGTTCCCGACGAGAACACGACGGCGATTGAGGTTACCGCTGAGGGTCCGGTACAGATCGATCTCGGAGGCTTCAGCATCTCCGGAGTGACCACCTGCAGCGGCAACCCCATCGTCTGCACCCCTCTCGGCACCGGGAGCGGCATCAACAGCGACCCCAGCCGCAGTATTTCGATTCGAAACGGCGCCATCCGGGGGATGGGAGGCTTCGCCATCAACGTCGGCAGCGGCCTCATCGAGGACACGGTGGTCCGGGGAAACGGAGGCACAGGCATCGCCGCCGCCGCCGCCATTGTCCAGAGCAATGTGGTAATCGGCAACGGCTCCACCGGAATCACCAATGGCGCGGGCATGATCCTCAACAATCAGGTATTTGGCAATGGCGGCACCGGCATCGCAGGAACCGTCGGCCCGACGGTGCGGGGCAATCGCGTACGCGGCAACGGAGGGGCCGGCAACAACCCGGGAATTCGAACCGTTGACGGCTACGTCTTCGACAACCACGTCGAGCTCAACGACAGTGTGGGCCTGCAGGCGAATGGCACCACGGTATTCGGCAACAATGTTTTTCGAAGCAACAACCTGCCGGCCAACGCCGGAAATCAGGTCGCCGGCGGAACGCAGATCGGCCTCAACCTATGCCAAAACGTACCGTGCCCGTGA